The following proteins come from a genomic window of Trifolium pratense cultivar HEN17-A07 linkage group LG4, ARS_RC_1.1, whole genome shotgun sequence:
- the LOC123923119 gene encoding dirigent protein 22-like produces MGSSQNIFFLLLISCYVITLVAAQDESGFVGTIDPKLLKKKVTTSHFRFYWQDIVGGSNATSIQILPPLPKFNNSFSAFGLVRIIDNALTLTPNVTSKLLGRAQGIYASTSQTELDLLMIQNFALFEGKYNGSVITISGRNVANNKVRELPVIGGSGVFRYAKGYAEASTISFDPLTGDTVVEYNVYVTHQKL; encoded by the coding sequence ATGGGTTCTTCCCAAAATATTTTCTTCTTACTTCTCATATCTTGTTACGTCATCACACTTGTCGCCGCACAAGACGAGTCTGGTTTCGTAGGCACGATAGATCCTAAGTTGCTTAAAAAGAAAGTAACTACTAGCCATTTTAGATTCTACTGGCAAGACATAGTTGGAGGAAGCAACGCTACCTCTATTCAAATCCTACCACCACTCCCCAAATTTAACAACTCGTTTAGTGCTTTTGGTTTGGTTAGAATAATCGACAACGCTTTGACTTTGACCCCAAACGTGACTTCGAAGTTGTTAGGAAGGGCTCAAGGCATTTATGCCTCTACCTCACAAACCGAACTCGATTTGCTTATGATTCAAAATTTTGCCTTGTTTGAAGGAAAATATAATGGGAGCGTCATCACCATCTCGGGAAGGAATGTCGCGAACAATAAGGTTAGAGAGTTACCTGTGATCGGCGGTAGTGGTGTTTTCCGGTACGCTAAGGGATATGCCGAAGCTAGCACAATCTCCTTTGATCCCTTAACAGGGGATACTGTAGTTGAATACAATGTCTATGTTACTCATCAAAAATTATGA